From one Amia ocellicauda isolate fAmiCal2 chromosome 17, fAmiCal2.hap1, whole genome shotgun sequence genomic stretch:
- the tfap4 gene encoding transcription factor AP-4 isoform X2, with translation MRRERERERERERERRGNPISWSRATLQLAHFHTGTRHQNTPRHGETRQRGARRQDVGKQEDRGAETGEESMEYFMVPSQKVPSLQHFRKTEKEVIGGLCSLANIPLTPETQRDQERRIRREIANSNERRRMQSINAGFQSLKTLIPHTDGEKLSKAAILQQTAEYIFSLEQEKTRLLQQNTQLKRFIQEFSGSSPKRRRAEEKDEGIGSPDILEEEKVEDLRREMIELRQQLDKERSVRMMLEEQVLPPVTPPAPTHHPTVIVPAPALPPPPHHVTVVTMGPASVINTVSTSRQNLDTIVQAIQHIEGTQEKAGTDEEQRRAVIVTPSRGLPDAPDSDTASDSEGPGEAELP, from the exons atgcggagagagagagagagggagagggagagagagagagagcgccgaGGAAACCCCATCAGCTGGAGCAGAGCAACATTACAACTCGCACACTTCCACACGGGCACACGCCATCAAAACACACCTCGGCACGGAGAGACGAGGCAGCGAGGCGCCCGGAGGCAGGACGTGGGAAAGCAGGAGGATCGCGGAGCCGAAACTGGAGAGGAAAGCATGGAGTATTTTATGGTGCCGAGTCAAAAGGTGCCCTCTTTACAGCACTTCAGGAAGACGGAGAAGGAGGTGATCGGCGGGCTGTGCAG CCTTGCCAACATTCCTCTGACCCCTGAGACGCAGCGCGACCAGGAGCGGCGCATCCGGCGAGAGATCGCCAACAGCAACGAGCGACGCCGCATGCAGAGCATCAACGCTGGCTTCCAGTCGCTCAAGACGCTCATTCCACACACAGACGGCGAGAAGCTCAGCAAG gcggCCATCCTCCAGCAGACGGCCGAGTACATCTTCTCTCTTGAGCAGGAGAAGACACGACTGCTGCAGCAGAACACGCAGCTCAAGCGTTTCATCCAG GAGTTCAGTGGCTCATCACCGAAGCGGAGACGCGCCGAGGAGAAGGATGAGGGCATCGGCTCCCCGGAcatcctggaggaggagaaggtggaggacCTGCGCCGTGAGATGATCGAGCTCCGGCAGCAGCTGGACAAGGAGCGCAGCGTCCGGATGATGCTGGAGGAGCAG gTCTTGCCCCCCGTCACGCCCCCGGCCCCCACCCACCACCCCACAGTCATCGTCCCCGCCCCGGCgctgccccccccaccacatCACGTCACCGTGGTCACCATGGGCCCCGCCTCCGTCATCAACACGGTGTCAACGTCACGGCAGAACCTGGACACCATCGTGCAG GCCATCCAGCACATTGAGGGCACGCAGGAGAAGGCCGGCACGGACGAGGAGCAGCGGCGCGCGGTGATCGTGACGCCAAGCCGCGGCCTCCCCGACGCCCCGGACTCGGACACTGCCTCCGACAGCGAGGGGCCCGGCGAGGCAGAGCTGCCCTGA
- the tfap4 gene encoding transcription factor AP-4 isoform X1, which yields MRRERERERERERERRGNPISWSRATLQLAHFHTGTRHQNTPRHGETRQRGARRQDVGKQEDRGAETGEESMEYFMVPSQKVPSLQHFRKTEKEVIGGLCSLANIPLTPETQRDQERRIRREIANSNERRRMQSINAGFQSLKTLIPHTDGEKLSKAAILQQTAEYIFSLEQEKTRLLQQNTQLKRFIQEFSGSSPKRRRAEEKDEGIGSPDILEEEKVEDLRREMIELRQQLDKERSVRMMLEEQIRSLEAHVYPEKLKVIAQQVQVQQAHEQDTRQRLQQHERLERETPPPRPAQVLPPVTPPAPTHHPTVIVPAPALPPPPHHVTVVTMGPASVINTVSTSRQNLDTIVQAIQHIEGTQEKAGTDEEQRRAVIVTPSRGLPDAPDSDTASDSEGPGEAELP from the exons atgcggagagagagagagagggagagggagagagagagagagcgccgaGGAAACCCCATCAGCTGGAGCAGAGCAACATTACAACTCGCACACTTCCACACGGGCACACGCCATCAAAACACACCTCGGCACGGAGAGACGAGGCAGCGAGGCGCCCGGAGGCAGGACGTGGGAAAGCAGGAGGATCGCGGAGCCGAAACTGGAGAGGAAAGCATGGAGTATTTTATGGTGCCGAGTCAAAAGGTGCCCTCTTTACAGCACTTCAGGAAGACGGAGAAGGAGGTGATCGGCGGGCTGTGCAG CCTTGCCAACATTCCTCTGACCCCTGAGACGCAGCGCGACCAGGAGCGGCGCATCCGGCGAGAGATCGCCAACAGCAACGAGCGACGCCGCATGCAGAGCATCAACGCTGGCTTCCAGTCGCTCAAGACGCTCATTCCACACACAGACGGCGAGAAGCTCAGCAAG gcggCCATCCTCCAGCAGACGGCCGAGTACATCTTCTCTCTTGAGCAGGAGAAGACACGACTGCTGCAGCAGAACACGCAGCTCAAGCGTTTCATCCAG GAGTTCAGTGGCTCATCACCGAAGCGGAGACGCGCCGAGGAGAAGGATGAGGGCATCGGCTCCCCGGAcatcctggaggaggagaaggtggaggacCTGCGCCGTGAGATGATCGAGCTCCGGCAGCAGCTGGACAAGGAGCGCAGCGTCCGGATGATGCTGGAGGAGCAG ATCCGCTCCCTGGAGGCGCACGTGTACCCCGAGAAGCTGAAGGTGATTGCGCAGCAGGTGCAGGTGCAGCAGGCCCACGAGCAGGACACCCGGCAGCGCCTGCAGCAGCACGAGCGTCTGGAGAGAGAGACTccgcccccccggcccgcccag gTCTTGCCCCCCGTCACGCCCCCGGCCCCCACCCACCACCCCACAGTCATCGTCCCCGCCCCGGCgctgccccccccaccacatCACGTCACCGTGGTCACCATGGGCCCCGCCTCCGTCATCAACACGGTGTCAACGTCACGGCAGAACCTGGACACCATCGTGCAG GCCATCCAGCACATTGAGGGCACGCAGGAGAAGGCCGGCACGGACGAGGAGCAGCGGCGCGCGGTGATCGTGACGCCAAGCCGCGGCCTCCCCGACGCCCCGGACTCGGACACTGCCTCCGACAGCGAGGGGCCCGGCGAGGCAGAGCTGCCCTGA